One genomic window of Deinococcus peraridilitoris DSM 19664 includes the following:
- a CDS encoding radical SAM protein yields MAPRQVSIALTNACDLSCPYCYAPKSRHRLEFTRLKSWLLEFDELGCFGVGFGGGEPTLHPDFAEIVRFTAIQTEVAVTFTTHGHHLDRELARKLEGHVHFIRVSVDGVGTTYEALRKRPFQAVMQRLETARSLAPFGLNMVVNARTVGDLPAVAALAERVGARELLLLPEESTMGCTGIEADTLTQLRRWMDSYQGAVPLTMSETKAESFPTCRALPKERALDSYAHINAAGRLLPTSFSRIGVTLESGNIRSALRALRMRSPEEGS; encoded by the coding sequence GTGGCCCCACGGCAGGTCTCGATCGCGTTAACCAACGCGTGCGATTTGTCCTGCCCGTACTGTTACGCACCAAAGTCTCGTCACCGGTTGGAGTTCACTCGGTTGAAAAGCTGGTTGTTGGAATTCGACGAATTGGGATGTTTTGGGGTTGGGTTCGGTGGAGGAGAACCGACACTGCATCCCGACTTTGCGGAAATTGTCCGTTTCACTGCCATCCAGACTGAGGTGGCTGTGACCTTTACGACTCATGGCCATCACTTGGATAGGGAGTTGGCGCGGAAGTTGGAAGGTCATGTTCACTTTATCCGTGTGAGTGTAGACGGGGTCGGTACAACTTACGAAGCATTACGGAAAAGACCGTTTCAGGCTGTTATGCAACGGTTAGAGACAGCCCGCTCGCTGGCCCCTTTTGGGCTGAACATGGTAGTGAACGCCAGAACGGTGGGTGACCTACCTGCCGTAGCGGCGCTAGCTGAAAGAGTCGGTGCACGAGAACTGCTGTTGCTTCCTGAGGAATCCACGATGGGTTGTACTGGAATCGAGGCAGACACACTTACGCAGCTGCGCAGGTGGATGGATTCGTACCAGGGTGCTGTTCCCCTCACCATGAGTGAAACCAAGGCTGAATCTTTTCCTACATGTCGGGCCCTACCCAAGGAGCGAGCTCTTGACTCATACGCACACATCAATGCCGCCGGAAGATTGCTCCCAACGTCATTCAGTCGTATAGGAGTCACATTGGAAAGTGGCAATATTCGTTCCGCACTTCGTGCACTTCGGATGCGGTCTCCCGAGGAGGGTTCATGA
- a CDS encoding DUF6375 family protein, with translation MKVWQGYGSEHSMNLVMVGTFKTEADANKVREAIQQITRQVDIAVDKGILEVGENNREFGEDLRQLLHQLNLYILNPHEMEQFRYDVSLEAKDRCLVLTTDEIDVSAFMKIFVDKGAGWSPLSGPAESRGKALGYATTFNSAC, from the coding sequence ATGAAAGTCTGGCAGGGGTACGGCTCGGAGCACTCGATGAATCTGGTGATGGTGGGGACATTCAAGACAGAGGCAGACGCCAATAAAGTCAGGGAAGCAATTCAGCAAATTACGAGGCAAGTCGACATTGCTGTTGATAAGGGGATTCTGGAAGTCGGCGAAAATAACCGAGAGTTCGGCGAGGACTTGCGTCAACTTCTTCACCAGCTGAACCTCTACATCCTCAATCCTCACGAGATGGAGCAGTTCAGGTACGACGTCAGTCTTGAAGCCAAAGACCGATGCCTCGTGCTAACAACTGACGAGATTGATGTTTCTGCGTTCATGAAGATCTTCGTCGATAAAGGTGCTGGGTGGTCCCCATTGAGTGGTCCAGCTGAATCGAGAGGAAAGGCCCTGGGTTACGCTACCACCTTCAACTCAGCTTGCTGA